Proteins encoded within one genomic window of Ovis aries strain OAR_USU_Benz2616 breed Rambouillet chromosome 1, ARS-UI_Ramb_v3.0, whole genome shotgun sequence:
- the QTRT2 gene encoding queuine tRNA-ribosyltransferase accessory subunit 2, translating into MKLNLTKVVNGCRLGKIKNLGKTGDRSMDIPGCLLYTKAGSAPHLTHHTLHKIHGVPAMAQLTLSSLAEHHEVLAEYKEGVGKFIGMPESLLYCSLHDPVSPCPAGYVTNKSVSVWGVGGRVEMTASKFMAIQQALQPDWFQCISDGEATCNEATSIKRARKSVDRTLLFLDNCLRLQEESEVLQKSSIIGVIEGGDVTEERLRSARETAKRPVGGFLLDGFQGSPATLETRLHLLSSVTAELPEDKPRLICGVSRPDEVLECIERGVDLFESFFPYQVTERGCALTFSFDYQPNPEETLLQQNGTQEEIKYVDQTKKSKTTSCNQEMTSYEINLKEKKYQEDFSPLVRGCSCYCCKNHTRAYVHHLLVTNELLAGVLLMMHNFEHYFGFFHSIREALKSDRLAQLKELIRRQAS; encoded by the exons ATGAAGCTAAATCTTACCAAGGTGGTTAATGGCTGTCgccttggaaaaataaaaaaccttgGCAAAACAGGGGACCGCAGCATGGACATCCCAGGCTGCCTTCTGTACACCAAGGCTGGCTCCGCCCCCCACCTGACCCATCACACACTGCATAAAATCCACGGGGTTCCTGCCATGGCTCAGCTTACACTATCTTCACT gGCAGAACATCATGAAGTCTTGGCAGAATATAAGGAAGGAGTTGGAAAGTTTATAG GCATGCCAGAATCGCTCCTATACTGTTCCCTGCATGATCCAGTCAGCCCTTGCCCAGCTGGTTATGTAACAAATAAG TCAGTGTCTGTGTGGGGTGTTGGAGGACGAGTAGAAATGACTGCCTCCAAGTTCATGGCCATTCAGCAGGCCCTTCAGCCAGACTGGTTCCAGTGCATTTCAGATGGAGAGGCAACTTGCAATGAAGCAACTTCCATAAAAAGAGCCAGAAAGTCTGTTGACCGAACGcttctcttcctggataattgtctgaGGCTACAGGAAGAGTCAGAG GTCCTCCAGAAAAGTTCGATCATTGGAGTGATCGAAGGTGGAGACGTGACAGAGGAGAGGCTGAGGTCGGCTCGAGAAACAGCCAAGCGGCCGGTTGGCGGCTTCCTTCTGGATGGCTTTCAGGGGAGTCCAGCGACCCTGGAGACTAGACTGCACTTGCTGTCATCAGTCACTGCGGAGCTGCCTGAGGACAAACCGAG GCTCATCTGTGGTGTTAGCCGGCCAGATGAGGTGCTCGAGTGTATTGAAAGAGGAGTGGACTTATTTGAGAGTTTTTTCCCTTATCAAGTGACAGAGCGGGGATGCGCCCTGACTTTCAGCTTTGATTACCAGCCGAATCCTGAAGAGACAT TATTACAACAAAATGGAacacaggaagaaataaaatatgtggatcaaacaaagaaaagtaaaacaaccAGTTGCAACCAAGAAATGACATCATATGAAATTaacctaaaggaaaaaaa GTACCAGGAGGACTTCAGTCCTCTCGTGAGAGGGTGTTCCTGTTACTGCTGTAAGAACCACACTCGTGCATACGTCCACCATCTGTTGGTGACCAACGAGCTGTTGGCTGGCGTCCTGCTTATGATGCACAACTTTGAACACTACTTTGGATTTTTCCACTCCATCCGGGAAGCACTGAAAAGTGACAGACTGGCTCAGCTGAAAGAGCTCATCCGCCGGCAAGCCTCCTGA